The Pseudomonas sp. FP2309 genome has a window encoding:
- a CDS encoding Na+/H+ antiporter subunit C → MEEVIAIAIGVLAASGVWLILRPRTFQVVMGLCLLSYGVNLFIFSMGSLFIGKEPIIKDGVPQDLLNYTDPLPQALVLTAIVISFAMTALFLVVLLASRGLTGTDHVDGREPKE, encoded by the coding sequence ATGGAAGAAGTCATCGCAATTGCCATTGGGGTCCTGGCGGCCTCCGGCGTCTGGTTGATCCTGCGCCCACGGACATTCCAGGTGGTGATGGGCCTGTGCCTGTTGTCGTATGGGGTCAACCTGTTCATTTTCAGTATGGGCAGCCTGTTTATCGGCAAGGAGCCGATCATTAAGGACGGCGTGCCGCAGGACCTGCTCAACTACACCGACCCGTTGCCCCAGGCGCTGGTACTCACGGCCATCGTGATCAGCTTCGCCATGACCGCATTATTCCTGGTGGTGCTGCTGGCGTCCCGCGGACTGACCGGCACGGACCACGTGGACGGCCGGGAGCCCAAGGAATGA
- a CDS encoding monovalent cation/H+ antiporter subunit D — translation MNWVNQLIVAPILLPLLTAGLMLMLGEKRRPLKAKINLFSSLIGLGIAVLLLYWTQQGGPGSVGVYLPGNWQVPFGIVLVVDQLSALMLVLTGIIGVSALLFAMARWDRAGTSFHALFQVQMMGLYGAFLTADLFNLFVFFEVLLAASYGLMLHGSGRARVSSGLHYIAINLLASSLFLIGAAMVYGVTGTLNFADLALKIPLVPEADRGLLHAGAAILATAFLAKAGMWPLNFWLAPAYSSASAPVAAMFAIMTKVGVYTVLRLWTLLFSGQAGASALFGGDWLVYGGMATIVCAGLAMLAAQRLERMASLSILVSAGILLSAVGFAQPSLTAGALFYLVSSTLALSALFLLAELIERSRSANDLPLDEEIDALPKAMESLHPRPGVNLDDEQKAVIGQVIPWTMAFLGLSFVACALLIIGMPPLSGFIGKLSLLSALVNPLGLGSGLEGPIRPAAWGLMALLILSGLASLIAFARLGIQRFWTPEERPSPLLRRYECVPIFFLLGLSILLTFKAEPLMRYTQATADSLNNPERYVMAVMATRPVPSPEAKTAAMEVQP, via the coding sequence ATGAATTGGGTCAACCAACTGATCGTCGCCCCGATCCTGCTGCCCCTGCTCACCGCCGGGCTGATGTTGATGCTCGGCGAAAAGCGTCGCCCGCTCAAAGCCAAGATCAATCTGTTCTCCAGCCTGATCGGCCTGGGCATCGCGGTGTTGCTGCTGTACTGGACGCAACAAGGCGGCCCGGGCTCCGTCGGCGTGTACCTACCGGGCAACTGGCAGGTGCCGTTCGGCATTGTGCTGGTGGTGGACCAGCTGTCGGCGCTGATGCTGGTGCTGACCGGGATCATCGGCGTGAGTGCGCTGCTGTTCGCCATGGCCCGCTGGGACCGGGCCGGCACCAGCTTCCATGCGTTGTTTCAGGTGCAGATGATGGGCCTGTACGGCGCCTTCCTCACCGCCGACCTGTTCAACCTGTTCGTGTTTTTCGAGGTGCTGCTCGCGGCCTCCTACGGCTTGATGCTGCACGGCTCGGGCCGCGCGCGGGTGTCGTCGGGGCTGCATTACATCGCGATCAACCTGCTGGCCTCGTCGCTGTTCCTGATTGGCGCGGCGATGGTCTATGGCGTCACCGGTACGCTGAACTTCGCCGACCTGGCGCTGAAGATCCCGTTAGTCCCCGAAGCTGACCGCGGCCTGCTGCATGCCGGCGCGGCCATCCTGGCCACCGCCTTCCTGGCCAAGGCCGGCATGTGGCCACTGAACTTCTGGCTGGCCCCTGCCTATTCCTCGGCCAGTGCGCCGGTGGCGGCGATGTTTGCGATCATGACCAAAGTCGGCGTGTACACCGTGCTGCGCCTGTGGACCTTGCTGTTCTCCGGTCAGGCCGGCGCGTCGGCGTTGTTTGGCGGCGACTGGCTGGTGTACGGCGGCATGGCCACCATCGTCTGCGCGGGGCTGGCGATGCTGGCGGCGCAGCGGCTCGAGCGGATGGCCAGCCTGAGCATTCTGGTGTCGGCCGGGATCCTGCTGTCGGCGGTGGGTTTTGCCCAGCCGAGCCTGACCGCTGGAGCGCTGTTCTATCTGGTCAGCTCGACGCTGGCGTTGAGTGCGCTATTCCTGCTGGCCGAGCTGATCGAGCGTTCGCGCTCGGCCAATGACCTGCCGCTGGATGAGGAAATCGATGCGCTGCCCAAAGCCATGGAGTCCCTGCATCCGCGCCCTGGGGTGAACCTGGATGACGAGCAGAAAGCCGTGATCGGCCAGGTGATTCCGTGGACCATGGCCTTCCTTGGCTTGAGCTTTGTCGCCTGCGCGCTGCTGATCATTGGTATGCCGCCATTGTCCGGATTTATCGGCAAGCTCAGCCTGTTGAGCGCGCTGGTCAACCCATTGGGCCTGGGCAGCGGCCTGGAAGGCCCGATTCGCCCTGCGGCATGGGGCCTGATGGCATTGCTGATCCTGTCCGGCCTGGCCTCGTTGATCGCTTTCGCCCGCCTGGGCATCCAGCGCTTCTGGACCCCAGAGGAGCGCCCATCGCCGTTGCTGCGCCGCTACGAGTGCGTGCCGATCTTCTTCCTGCTGGGCCTGAGCATTCTGCTGACCTTCAAGGCCGAACCGTTGATGCGCTACACCCAGGCCACCGCCGACAGCCTGAACAACCCGGAGCGTTACGTGATGGCCGTAATGGCCACGCGACCGGTGCCGAGCCCTGAAGCCAAGACCGCCGCCATGGAGGTACAGCCATGA
- a CDS encoding Na+/H+ antiporter subunit E yields MNRLLPAPWLSLALWVLWLVLNLSVSPGNLLLGALMGVLAPLLMAPLRPLPIRIRRPGMIIRLFLLVGRDVIISNLQVAWGVLTCGSRPPRSRFIKIPLDLRDANGLAALSMITTVVPGTIWSELALDRSILLLHVFDLEDEAAFIAHFKSAYERPLMEIFE; encoded by the coding sequence ATGAACCGCCTGCTCCCTGCTCCGTGGCTATCGCTGGCCCTGTGGGTGCTGTGGCTGGTGCTCAACCTGTCGGTCAGCCCCGGCAACCTGCTGCTCGGCGCCTTAATGGGTGTTCTTGCGCCGCTGCTGATGGCGCCGCTGCGTCCGCTGCCGATCCGCATCCGCCGCCCCGGCATGATCATCCGCCTGTTCTTGTTGGTCGGTCGCGATGTGATCATCTCCAACCTGCAAGTGGCCTGGGGCGTGCTCACCTGCGGCTCGCGGCCACCGCGCTCGCGCTTTATCAAGATCCCCCTAGACCTGCGTGACGCCAACGGTCTGGCAGCCCTGTCGATGATCACCACCGTGGTGCCCGGCACCATCTGGTCGGAACTGGCCCTGGACCGCAGCATCCTGCTGTTGCACGTCTTCGATCTGGAGGACGAAGCGGCCTTCATCGCCCATTTCAAAAGCGCCTACGAACGGCCTCTGATGGAGATCTTCGAATGA
- a CDS encoding K+/H+ antiporter subunit F encodes MSALLSNAILFGLFLFSLAMVLTLIRLFKGPSAQDRVLALDYLYILAMLMMLVLGIRYASDTYFEAALLIALFGFVGSFALAKFLLRGEVIE; translated from the coding sequence ATGAGTGCCCTGCTCTCCAATGCAATTTTGTTCGGCCTGTTCCTGTTCTCCCTGGCCATGGTGCTGACGCTGATCCGCCTATTCAAAGGCCCTTCGGCCCAGGACCGCGTCCTGGCGCTGGACTACCTGTACATCCTGGCGATGCTGATGATGCTGGTGCTGGGCATTCGTTACGCCAGTGACACTTACTTTGAAGCGGCGCTGTTGATCGCGCTGTTCGGCTTCGTGGGCTCGTTTGCTCTGGCCAAATTCCTGCTGCGTGGGGAGGTGATTGAATGA
- a CDS encoding Na+/H+ antiporter subunit G has product MMPLWMEIVVALLLVLSSVFALIGAIGLLRMKDFFQRMHPPALASTLGAWCVALASIIYFSVLKSGPVLHGWLIPILLSITVPVTTLLLARTALFRKRMAGDDVPAEVSSRR; this is encoded by the coding sequence ATGATGCCGTTATGGATGGAAATCGTCGTCGCGCTGCTGCTGGTGTTGAGCAGCGTGTTCGCACTGATCGGCGCGATTGGCTTGCTGCGCATGAAAGACTTCTTTCAGCGCATGCACCCACCGGCACTGGCCTCGACGTTGGGCGCGTGGTGCGTGGCGCTGGCTTCGATCATCTATTTTTCGGTGCTCAAATCCGGGCCGGTATTGCATGGCTGGTTGATCCCGATTTTGTTGTCGATCACCGTGCCCGTGACCACGTTGCTGTTGGCACGGACGGCGCTGTTTCGCAAGCGCATGGCCGGTGATGATGTGCCGGCCGAGGTCAGCAGCCGCCGCTGA
- the cysS gene encoding cysteine--tRNA ligase, translating to MLTIYNTLSKTKEVFKPLDGNKVRMYVCGMTVYDYCHIGHGRSMVAFDLVTRWLRFSGYDLTYVRNITDIDDKIINRANENGEAFDALTERMIAAMHEDEARLNILKPDMEPRATDHIPGMHAMIQTLIDKGYAYAPGNGDVYYRVAKFMGYGKLSRKKIEDLRIGARIEVDEAKQDPLDFVLWKATKPGEPSWESPWGAGRPGWHIECSVMSTCCLGETFDIHGGGSDLEFPHHENEIAQSEAATGKTYANAWMHCGMIRINGEKMSKSLNNFFTIRDVLEKYHPEVVRYLLVSSHYRSAINYSEDNLKDAKGALERFYHALKGLPVVAAAGGEAFVARFTEVMNDDFGTPEACAVLFEMVREINRLRESDLDAAAGLAARLKELASVLGVLQMEADEFLQAGAEGRVDAAEVDALIQARLTARTNKDWAESDRIRDQLTAMGVVLEDGKGGTTWRLADQV from the coding sequence GTGCTAACGATCTACAACACACTCAGCAAGACCAAAGAAGTCTTCAAGCCGCTCGATGGCAATAAGGTGCGCATGTACGTGTGCGGCATGACCGTGTACGACTACTGCCACATCGGCCACGGCCGCAGCATGGTTGCCTTCGACCTGGTGACCCGCTGGTTGCGGTTCAGCGGCTATGACTTGACCTATGTGCGCAACATCACCGACATCGACGACAAGATCATCAACCGCGCCAATGAAAACGGCGAGGCGTTCGACGCGCTCACCGAGCGCATGATCGCCGCGATGCACGAGGACGAGGCCCGCCTCAACATCCTCAAGCCGGACATGGAACCGCGTGCCACGGACCACATCCCTGGCATGCACGCGATGATCCAGACCCTGATCGACAAGGGTTACGCCTACGCCCCAGGCAACGGCGACGTGTACTACCGCGTCGCCAAGTTCATGGGCTACGGCAAGCTGTCGCGCAAAAAGATCGAAGACCTGCGCATCGGTGCGCGCATCGAAGTCGATGAAGCCAAGCAGGACCCGCTCGACTTCGTGCTGTGGAAAGCCACCAAGCCGGGCGAGCCGAGCTGGGAGTCGCCGTGGGGCGCCGGGCGTCCGGGCTGGCACATCGAATGCTCGGTGATGTCCACCTGCTGCCTGGGCGAAACCTTCGACATTCATGGCGGCGGCAGCGATTTGGAGTTCCCGCACCACGAAAACGAAATCGCTCAAAGCGAAGCCGCGACCGGCAAGACCTACGCCAACGCCTGGATGCACTGCGGCATGATCCGCATCAATGGCGAGAAGATGTCCAAGTCCTTGAACAACTTCTTCACCATTCGCGACGTGCTGGAAAAGTACCACCCGGAAGTGGTGCGCTACCTGCTGGTGTCCAGCCACTACCGCAGCGCCATCAACTACTCGGAAGACAACCTTAAGGACGCCAAAGGCGCCCTGGAGCGTTTCTACCACGCGTTGAAGGGCCTTCCAGTGGTCGCGGCCGCCGGCGGCGAAGCGTTCGTGGCACGCTTCACCGAAGTCATGAACGACGACTTCGGCACCCCCGAAGCCTGCGCGGTGCTGTTCGAAATGGTGCGCGAAATCAACCGCCTGCGCGAGAGCGACCTCGACGCGGCGGCAGGCCTGGCTGCGCGCCTCAAAGAACTGGCCAGCGTGCTGGGCGTGCTGCAGATGGAAGCCGACGAGTTCCTGCAGGCTGGCGCTGAAGGGCGTGTGGATGCGGCTGAGGTCGATGCGCTGATTCAGGCGCGTTTAACGGCTCGTACCAATAAAGATTGGGCGGAGTCCGACCGTATCCGTGACCAACTGACCGCAATGGGTGTGGTGTTGGAAGATGGCAAGGGTGGGACGACGTGGCGGTTGGCTGATCAGGTTTGA
- a CDS encoding glutamine--tRNA ligase/YqeY domain fusion protein, whose product MSKPTVDPTSNSKAGPAVPVNFLRPIIQADLDSGKHTQIVTRFPPEPNGYLHIGHAKSICVNFGLAQEFGGVTHLRFDDTNPAKEDQEYIDAIESDVKWLGFEWSGEVRYASQYFDQLHDWAVELIKAGKAYVDDLSPEQAKEYRGTLTEPGKNSPFRDRSVEENLDLFARMRAGEFPDGARVLRAKIDMASPNMNLRDPIMYRIRHAHHHQTGDKWCIYPNYDFTHGQSDAIEGITHSICTLEFESHRPLYEWFLSNLPVPAQPRQYEFSRLNLNYTITSKRKLKQLVDEKHVHGWDDPRMSTLSGFRRRGYTPASIRNFCDMVGTNRSDGVVDFGMLEFSIRQDLDANAPRAMCVLRPLKVVITNYPQDKVDHLELPRHPQNEALGVRKLPFAREIYIDRDDFMEEPPKGYKRLEPNGEVRLRGSYVIRADEAIKDADGNIVELRCSYDPETLGKNPEGRKVKGVVHWVPAAASIECEVRLYDRLFRSPNPEKAEDSASFLDNINPDSLQVLTGCRAEPSLGDAQPEDRFQFEREGYFCADIKDSKPGHPVFNRTVTLRDSWGQ is encoded by the coding sequence ATGAGCAAGCCCACTGTCGACCCTACCTCGAATTCCAAGGCCGGACCTGCCGTTCCGGTCAATTTCCTGCGCCCGATCATCCAGGCGGACCTGGATTCGGGCAAGCACACGCAGATCGTCACCCGCTTCCCGCCAGAGCCCAACGGCTACCTGCACATCGGTCACGCCAAGTCGATCTGTGTGAACTTCGGCCTGGCCCAGGAGTTTGGTGGCGTCACGCACCTGCGTTTCGACGACACCAACCCGGCCAAGGAAGACCAGGAATACATCGATGCCATCGAAAGCGACGTGAAGTGGCTGGGTTTCGAATGGTCCGGTGAAGTGCGCTATGCCTCGCAGTATTTCGACCAGTTGCACGACTGGGCCGTCGAGCTGATCAAGGCCGGCAAGGCTTACGTTGATGACCTGAGCCCGGAGCAAGCCAAGGAATACCGTGGCACGCTGACCGAGCCCGGCAAGAACAGCCCGTTCCGCGATCGTTCGGTAGAAGAGAACCTGGACCTGTTCGCCCGCATGCGCGCCGGTGAGTTCCCGGACGGCGCCCGCGTGCTGCGCGCCAAGATCGACATGGCTTCGCCGAACATGAACCTGCGCGACCCGATCATGTACCGCATCCGTCACGCCCATCACCACCAGACCGGTGACAAGTGGTGCATCTACCCGAACTACGACTTCACCCACGGTCAGTCGGACGCTATCGAAGGCATTACCCACTCCATCTGCACCCTGGAGTTCGAAAGCCATCGCCCGCTGTATGAGTGGTTCCTGAGCAACCTGCCGGTGCCGGCCCAGCCGCGCCAGTACGAATTCAGTCGTCTGAACCTGAACTACACCATCACCAGCAAGCGCAAGCTCAAACAACTGGTCGATGAGAAGCACGTGCATGGCTGGGACGACCCGCGCATGTCGACGCTGTCGGGCTTCCGCCGTCGCGGCTACACCCCGGCGTCGATCCGTAACTTCTGCGACATGGTCGGCACCAACCGTTCCGACGGCGTGGTCGACTTCGGCATGCTCGAGTTCAGCATCCGCCAGGACCTCGATGCGAACGCGCCGCGCGCCATGTGCGTGCTGCGTCCGTTGAAAGTCGTGATCACCAACTACCCGCAAGACAAGGTCGACCACCTCGAACTGCCGCGTCATCCGCAGAACGAAGCATTGGGTGTGCGCAAGCTGCCGTTCGCCCGTGAAATCTACATCGACCGTGACGACTTCATGGAAGAGCCGCCAAAAGGCTACAAGCGCCTGGAGCCCAATGGCGAAGTGCGCCTGCGCGGCAGCTACGTGATCCGTGCCGACGAAGCGATCAAGGACGCCGACGGCAACATCGTCGAACTGCGTTGCTCGTACGACCCGGAAACCCTGGGCAAGAACCCTGAAGGCCGCAAGGTCAAGGGTGTGGTCCACTGGGTGCCGGCCGCGGCCAGCATCGAGTGCGAAGTGCGTCTGTACGATCGTCTGTTCCGTTCTCCAAACCCGGAGAAGGCCGAAGACAGCGCGAGTTTCCTCGACAACATCAACCCTGACTCCCTGCAAGTACTCACTGGTTGTCGTGCCGAGCCATCGCTTGGCGACGCACAGCCGGAAGACCGTTTCCAGTTCGAGCGCGAAGGTTACTTCTGCGCGGATATCAAGGACTCCAAACCTGGTCATCCGGTCTTCAACCGTACCGTGACCTTACGTGATTCGTGGGGCCAGTGA
- a CDS encoding peptidylprolyl isomerase — MTQVKLTTNHGDIVIELNAEKAPITVANFIEYVNAGHYENTVFHRVIGNFMIQGGGFEPGMKEKKDKRPSIQNEADNGLSNDKYTVAMARTMEPHSASAQFFINVADNAFLNHSGKNVQGWGYAVFGKVTEGQDVVDKIKGVSTTSKAGHQDVPAEDVIVEKAEIVG; from the coding sequence ATGACTCAAGTCAAACTGACCACCAACCACGGTGACATCGTCATCGAGCTGAACGCCGAGAAAGCGCCGATCACCGTCGCCAATTTCATCGAGTACGTGAACGCCGGCCACTACGAAAACACCGTTTTCCACCGTGTCATCGGCAACTTCATGATCCAGGGCGGTGGTTTCGAGCCAGGCATGAAAGAAAAGAAAGACAAGCGCCCAAGCATCCAGAACGAAGCGGACAACGGCCTTTCCAACGACAAGTACACCGTCGCCATGGCCCGTACCATGGAGCCGCATTCGGCCTCCGCGCAGTTCTTCATCAACGTGGCCGACAACGCCTTCCTGAACCACAGCGGCAAGAACGTGCAGGGTTGGGGTTACGCGGTGTTCGGTAAAGTCACCGAAGGCCAGGACGTGGTCGACAAAATCAAAGGCGTGTCCACCACGTCCAAAGCCGGTCACCAGGACGTTCCAGCAGAAGACGTTATCGTCGAGAAAGCCGAGATCGTTGGGTGA
- the lpxH gene encoding UDP-2,3-diacylglucosamine diphosphatase — protein MILLISDLHLEEERPDITRAFLDLLHGRARGAQALYILGDFFEAWIGDDGMSAFQRSICEALRELSDSGTPIFIMHGNRDFLIGKAFCNAAGATLLKDPSVVQLHGEPVLLMHGDSLCTRDVGYMKLRRILRNSIVLFILRHLPLRTRHKLARKLRSESRAQTRMKTNDIVDVTPEEVPRLMQQFGVRTLVHGHTHRPAIHKLQIGDQAAKRIVLGDWDKQGWALQVDEQGFQLAAFDFVKPQLALPVGAGLARDAGTSV, from the coding sequence GTGATATTGCTGATTTCAGATTTGCATCTGGAAGAGGAGCGCCCGGACATCACCCGGGCGTTTCTGGATCTGCTCCACGGCCGCGCCCGTGGTGCCCAGGCGTTGTACATTCTGGGGGATTTTTTTGAAGCCTGGATTGGCGACGATGGGATGAGCGCGTTCCAGCGTTCGATCTGCGAAGCGCTGCGTGAGCTGAGCGACAGCGGCACCCCGATTTTTATCATGCACGGCAACCGCGATTTCCTGATCGGCAAGGCATTCTGCAACGCTGCAGGCGCTACCTTGCTCAAGGACCCGAGTGTCGTGCAGTTGCATGGCGAACCCGTGCTGTTGATGCACGGCGACAGCCTCTGCACCCGCGATGTGGGCTATATGAAGCTGCGCCGCATCCTGCGTAACTCGATCGTGCTGTTTATCCTGCGCCACCTGCCCTTGCGCACCCGCCATAAACTGGCGCGCAAGCTGCGCAGCGAAAGCCGTGCGCAAACGCGCATGAAGACCAACGATATTGTCGACGTCACCCCCGAAGAAGTGCCGCGGCTGATGCAACAATTTGGCGTGCGCACCCTGGTCCACGGCCATACGCACCGCCCTGCGATCCATAAATTGCAGATTGGCGATCAGGCGGCCAAGCGCATTGTGCTGGGGGATTGGGACAAGCAAGGCTGGGCGTTGCAGGTGGATGAGCAAGGCTTCCAACTGGCGGCATTTGACTTCGTCAAGCCGCAGTTGGCGTTGCCTGTGGGAGCCGGGCTTGCCCGCGATGCAGGCACCTCGGTGTAA
- a CDS encoding DHA2 family efflux MFS transporter permease subunit yields the protein MSNNASFTPPSLLMATIGLSLATFMQVLDTTIANVALPTISGNLGVSSEQGTWVITSFAVSNAIALPLTGWLSRRFGEVKLFLWATVLFVLASFLCGISTSMPELIGFRVLQGLVAGPLYPMTQTLLIAVYPPARRGMALALLAMVTVVAPIAGPILGGWITDSYSWPWIFFINVPIGIFAVMVVRAQLKKRPVVTSYQPMDYVGLLSLIVGVGALQIILDKGNDLDWFESNFIIMGAAISVIALAVFIIWEMTDKHPVVNLRLFAYRNFRIGTIVLILGYSGFFGINLILPQWLQTQMGYTATWAGLAVAPIGILPVLMSPFVGKYAHKFDLRLLAGLAFLAIGLSCFMRAGFTNEVDFTHIALVQLFMGIGVALFFMPTLSILMSDLPPHQIADGAGLATFLRTLGGSFAASLTTWIWIRRADQHHAYMSENMTTYDSATRDALQALGGAGHKAYAQLDQILTSQAYMMSTVDYFTLMGWMFMALMLLVWLAKPPFGAKAGPEASGH from the coding sequence ATGAGCAATAACGCCTCCTTCACGCCGCCCAGCCTGTTGATGGCCACTATTGGCCTGTCGCTGGCGACCTTTATGCAGGTGCTCGACACCACCATCGCCAACGTGGCGTTGCCGACTATTTCCGGCAACCTGGGCGTGAGTTCGGAGCAGGGCACCTGGGTCATCACCTCGTTTGCGGTGAGCAACGCCATCGCCTTGCCGCTCACCGGCTGGTTGAGCCGGCGCTTTGGCGAGGTGAAGCTGTTTCTGTGGGCGACCGTGCTGTTTGTGCTGGCGTCGTTCCTCTGCGGTATCTCCACCTCGATGCCTGAACTGATCGGCTTTCGGGTGTTGCAAGGCCTGGTCGCGGGGCCGTTGTACCCGATGACCCAGACCCTGTTGATTGCGGTCTACCCGCCCGCGAGGCGCGGCATGGCCCTGGCGTTGCTGGCGATGGTCACGGTGGTGGCGCCAATTGCCGGACCGATCCTTGGTGGCTGGATCACCGACAGCTACAGCTGGCCATGGATTTTCTTTATCAACGTGCCCATCGGCATCTTTGCCGTGATGGTGGTGCGCGCGCAGTTGAAGAAACGTCCGGTAGTCACCAGTTACCAGCCGATGGACTACGTGGGCCTGCTCAGCTTGATCGTCGGGGTCGGTGCGTTGCAGATCATCCTCGACAAGGGCAACGACCTGGATTGGTTTGAATCGAACTTCATCATCATGGGGGCGGCTATCTCAGTGATTGCCCTGGCGGTGTTCATCATCTGGGAAATGACCGACAAACACCCGGTGGTCAACCTGCGCCTGTTTGCCTACCGCAACTTTCGCATCGGCACCATTGTGTTGATCCTGGGCTACTCGGGGTTCTTCGGTATCAACCTGATTCTGCCGCAGTGGCTGCAGACCCAGATGGGCTACACCGCCACCTGGGCCGGGCTGGCGGTGGCGCCGATCGGCATCCTGCCGGTGCTGATGTCGCCGTTCGTGGGCAAGTACGCGCATAAATTCGACCTGCGCCTGCTGGCGGGCCTGGCGTTTCTGGCGATCGGCTTGAGCTGCTTCATGCGTGCCGGTTTCACCAATGAGGTGGACTTCACCCACATCGCCCTGGTGCAACTGTTCATGGGGATCGGCGTGGCGCTGTTCTTTATGCCGACCTTGAGCATCTTGATGTCCGACCTGCCACCGCACCAGATTGCCGACGGCGCGGGTCTTGCCACCTTCCTGCGCACATTGGGCGGCAGCTTTGCGGCGTCGCTCACCACGTGGATCTGGATTCGTCGGGCCGACCAGCACCATGCGTACATGAGCGAAAACATGACCACCTACGACTCGGCCACCCGTGACGCGTTGCAGGCGCTCGGAGGGGCAGGGCACAAGGCGTATGCGCAACTGGACCAGATCCTCACCAGCCAGGCATACATGATGTCCACCGTGGATTACTTCACGTTGATGGGGTGGATGTTCATGGCATTGATGTTGTTGGTATGGCTGGCCAAGCCGCCGTTTGGGGCGAAGGCGGGGCCGGAGGCAAGCGGCCACTGA
- a CDS encoding HlyD family efflux transporter periplasmic adaptor subunit, which yields MATADSNTATPTQDSNPRKRKVMLIGLTLIVILCVVGVWGWYEFYGRFNESTDDAYVNGNVVEITPLVTGTVVSIGADDGDLVHEGQVLINFDPNDAAVGLQSAQANLARTVRQVRGLYSNVDGMKAQVNAQKADVQTAQDNYNRRKTLAQGGAISQEELSHARDTLTAAKNALTNLEQQLKTSNALVDDTVISSHPDVQAAAAQLRQAYLANARSTLIAPVTGYVAKRTVQLGQRVQPGTALMAVIPLNQLWIDANFKETQLRDMRIGQPVDIESDIYGSDVKYSGTVDSLGAGTGSAFALLPAQNATGNWIKIVQRVPVRIHINAEELAKHPLRVGLSTVVNVDLHDQSGPVLAQQAPQKASFTTTVYDRQLAEADAMITQLIHDNSLAAPKAVQR from the coding sequence ATGGCCACTGCCGACAGCAACACCGCTACACCTACCCAAGACAGCAACCCGCGCAAGCGCAAAGTCATGCTTATCGGCCTGACGCTGATCGTCATCCTCTGCGTAGTGGGCGTATGGGGCTGGTATGAGTTCTACGGGCGCTTCAACGAAAGCACCGACGACGCCTACGTGAACGGCAACGTGGTGGAAATCACCCCGCTGGTCACCGGCACGGTGGTCAGCATCGGCGCCGACGATGGCGACCTGGTCCACGAGGGTCAGGTGCTGATCAACTTTGACCCGAACGACGCCGCGGTCGGCCTGCAAAGCGCCCAGGCCAATCTGGCGCGCACCGTGCGGCAGGTGCGTGGCTTGTACAGCAACGTCGACGGCATGAAAGCCCAGGTCAATGCGCAGAAAGCCGATGTGCAGACCGCACAGGACAACTACAACCGCCGCAAAACCCTGGCCCAGGGCGGGGCGATTTCCCAGGAAGAACTGTCCCACGCCCGTGACACGCTCACAGCGGCCAAAAACGCCCTGACCAACCTTGAGCAGCAGCTCAAAACCAGCAACGCCCTGGTGGACGACACGGTGATCTCGTCCCACCCGGATGTGCAGGCCGCCGCCGCGCAATTGCGCCAGGCCTACCTGGCCAATGCGCGCAGCACCCTGATCGCGCCGGTCACCGGCTACGTGGCCAAACGCACCGTGCAACTGGGTCAGCGCGTGCAGCCCGGTACCGCGTTGATGGCGGTGATCCCGCTGAACCAGTTGTGGATCGACGCCAACTTCAAGGAAACCCAACTGCGTGATATGCGTATTGGCCAGCCGGTGGACATCGAGTCGGATATCTACGGCAGCGACGTCAAGTACAGCGGCACGGTCGACAGCCTCGGCGCCGGTACCGGCAGCGCGTTTGCCCTGCTGCCGGCGCAGAACGCCACGGGTAACTGGATCAAGATTGTGCAACGGGTGCCGGTGCGTATCCACATCAATGCCGAGGAACTGGCCAAGCACCCGCTGCGCGTGGGCTTGAGCACCGTGGTCAATGTGGACCTGCACGACCAGAGCGGTCCGGTACTGGCGCAACAGGCGCCGCAAAAAGCCTCGTTCACCACCACTGTATATGACCGCCAATTGGCCGAGGCTGACGCCATGATCACCCAGTTGATCCATGACAACAGCCTCGCCGCACCGAAGGCTGTGCAACGCTGA